The following proteins are co-located in the Festucalex cinctus isolate MCC-2025b chromosome 15, RoL_Fcin_1.0, whole genome shotgun sequence genome:
- the LOC144002248 gene encoding sepiapterin reductase-like isoform X3, which produces MEQLGRVLCIITGASRGFGRTVAKEMARLVKPRSVFIVVARSGDELRTLKAELAESDLEVRCVVVDLSLTEAPEMVVRAAKEASSPDIEHLILVNNAASLGDVSRFTKSFTSMAEVNAYLSSNVSSALCLTASVLQAFPEQSGLRRCVINISSLCALKPFCSWVLYCTGKAAREMMFKVLAEEEPDLRVLNYAPGCTPPTAS; this is translated from the exons ATGGAGCAGCTCGGCCGAGTTCTGTGCATCATCACCGGGGCCTCCAGAGGTTTTGGCCGGACTGTTGCGAAGGAGATGGCCCGGCTCGTGAAGCCCAGGTCGGTGTTCATCGTGGTAGCCCGTTCCGGTGACGAGCTTCGGACTCTTAAGGCAGAGCTGGCTGAGTCCGACCTGGAGGTTCGGTGCGTGGTGGTGGATCTGTCCCTGACGGAAGCACCAGAGATGGTCGTCCGGGCCGCGAAAGAGGCTTCTTCACCGGACATAGAACACCTGATTCTGGTTAATAACGCAG CCTCACTGGGCGACGTGTCCCGTTTCACCAAAAGCTTCACCAGCATGGCCGAGGTGAACGCCTACCTATCTTCCAACGTCAGCTCTGCTTTGTGCCTTACTGCCAGCGTGCTGCAGGCCTTTCCAGAGCAGTCAGGTCTGCGCCGCTGCGTGATCAACATCTCCTCGCTGTGCGCCCTGAAGCCATTCTGCTCCTGGGTGCTGTACTGTACTGGCAAGGCGGCCCGAGAGATGATGTTCAAGGTTCTGGCAGAAGAGGAGCCAGACCTGCGTGTGCTCAACTATGCTCCAG